GAGCGTCCGTCATATATGTTTCCCTGTCGCCGGTCCACGGCTTTTGCGCCGCTTGCTATTGACCGGATGTTGTTCTTGCAAAGGCAATGGGGGCGCCGAAGCACCCCCATTTTCACTGATTAACGGAACGGCTGTGCGTAAAGCAGGCCGCCCTGAGTCCATTGGGCATTCAGCCCGCGAGTCAGCCCGATCGGAGTCTGCTCCCCGATATTGGCCGCGAAGATTTCACCGTAATTGCCGGCAGCCTGGATGGCCCGCTTGGCCCATTCGTTATCCAGCCCGATCATCGCGCCCAGTTCGCCGGACACGCCCAGAAGCCGCTGAACTTCGGGATTCTCGGAGGATTTCACCAATTCCTCGATATTCTTCGAGGTCACCCCGTATTCCTCGGCGGCGATCAGGGCGTTCAAGGTCCAGCGAACGATATCGCCCCAATTGTTGTCACCGTGACGCACGGCCGGGCCGAGCGGCTCTTTCGAGACGACCTCGGGCAGGATGACGTGGTTTTCAGGGTCGGCGAATGCCGCGCGGGTCGCCGCAAGGCCCGAGATGTCGGTCGTATAGGCATCGCATGCCCCGGCCATGTATTGCTGTTCGCCCTCGGCATTGCTGTCGATGTTGACCGGCTGGTATTCCATATCATTG
This region of Paracoccus saliphilus genomic DNA includes:
- a CDS encoding amino acid ABC transporter substrate-binding protein, which gives rise to MKKTVFLGSIAVAGMAAGMGMADTLADVKARGELNCGVNTGLVGFAAPDANGNWAGFDIDLCKAVAAAVLGDPSKVKYVPTTGQTRFTALSSGEVDMLARNSTWTFSRDTDLKLDFAGVNYYDGQGFMVPKDLGVTSVKELGGATICIQTGTTTELNLADYFKANDMEYQPVNIDSNAEGEQQYMAGACDAYTTDISGLAATRAAFADPENHVILPEVVSKEPLGPAVRHGDNNWGDIVRWTLNALIAAEEYGVTSKNIEELVKSSENPEVQRLLGVSGELGAMIGLDNEWAKRAIQAAGNYGEIFAANIGEQTPIGLTRGLNAQWTQGGLLYAQPFR